Genomic window (Pongo abelii isolate AG06213 chromosome 4, NHGRI_mPonAbe1-v2.0_pri, whole genome shotgun sequence):
ACAGCTTCCTTCTACCAGTTTCTAGAAAAGTCTTCTTTGCCTTCAGTCCACTGGCTAGTAGGAATAATTAATCCCATCAGCCACAGAGGGGGTCTGCTCTTCAAGAGTGGCCTCAGCACACATGGCGCTGTTTTATGAAAGGGAGGAGCGGCTGTACACATCTGGGCAGTGAGGAATCAGCTGAGCCTTCTGTGGGCTTCCTGCGTGTCCGGGAAGGTGCTGGGTGGGGTCTGAGGCTGGGGCCAGCGTGGGGGCTACTGCCGGCAGGTGTCATGGAAGGCTTCGAGGGTTCGGAAATCCCTCCAGGTCGGGGGAAGGCCGTCCTGCAGAAACTTCCCGCAGCGCTGGCACGGGGCCTGGAACAGCTTTATGTAACTTCTTAACCAGGTCATGAAGGATCGGACTACGACATCCGGCATCTGGGGCAGCTGATAGTGGAGCAGGGCAGTGGTGGCGTGGTCTGTCACCTTCTGGAATACTTGATAGTTGGATTTGGACCATATATCAAGCTTGCCATCTTCTGTGTAGACATTCTCGTTATATCCCTTTACTATTGTTCGATCAATGAACAGGCTCCGCATAATGACGATCACTTTCAACACCTTTCCCAAGGTCACTAGAAGCATTGCTGATGTTCCATTGGGTCTGGATAAGTGGATGGACATTTCAGGAAACATCCTGTCAATGTGGCTGATCACATCATCAATATATTGAGGTGGTAGGACAAGAGTTGTGGGCTGAGCCTTTGGTCTACGTTTGGCAGATACTCCCATCTGATTAGCAGAACGCTTCAACGACTGCTGATTTAAAAGTCCAGATGCTAGTCCTGCATGGTACTGCAACTTGTTTGACCACTTATATGCTTGAAGGAGTTGACCATAGAGAGGAGTTTTGTCCTGCACAGGATCCAGGCTTAACAGCCCACTGTTATGAAGAGGATGGTTCTCAGATGGCTTGCCTACCAGATTGCTCAGACGTTCCAGCTCTTTGAGGTCCCGGTTGACCGAATGTAAGTTGTTCCGGAAGTGCGCAATGAAGGCCTTCTCCCGGCCCTCCAGCGTCTCCTTGTTCCGCATCCCATCCTTCAGGCAGTCGAACACCCTGGTCACGCTGGAGCGCAGCGCCTGGATGGCACTAATGGCCTGGGAAAAGGCCTCCAGGTTCACACTGACATTTATCACGTCCGCCATGTTGCCGCCGCCACAGccaagtccattttcatactgctgtaaagGCCTgccagagactggataatttacaaaggaaGGAAGTGTAACTGACTTACAGTTcagcacggctggggaggcctcaggatacttaacaatcatggtggaaggtgaaggggaaacaaggcaccttctttacaaggcagcaggaagaagtgcaagcaggggaaatgccagatgcttataaaaccatcagatctcctgagactcaccctctatcacgagaatagcatggggaaaccccctcatgatccaattacctccacctgatCCTGCCCTTGACAAATGGAGATTATGGGAATtataatttaagatgagattttgggcggggacacagccaaactatatcatcctATGACTGTTTTTAGATTTTCCATGTTTTTGATAAACTTGAAAGTTTTGAGAAGTACTGGCCAGTTATGTTGTGGGATGTCCCACTATGGGACTTCATCTGCTGGTTTTCTCATTAGGTTAAATTGGGTTATGAGATATGAAAGGAGATTAGAGAGGTTAAAAAATGCCATTTTTCAgaagggcgtggtggctcatgcctgtaatcccagcactttgggtggccaaggtgggtggattgattgagtccaggagttcaagaccagcttgggcaacatagtgagacctcatctttacaaaaaagtacaaaaattagctggatgtggtggtgcacccgtagtctcagctacttgggaggctgaagcaagaggatcactcgGGCTGGGGAAGtgaaggctgcagcgagctgtgattgtgccactgcactccagcctgggcaacagggcaagaccctgtctttaaaaaaaaaaaaaggagattacAACTGAATGTCAGAGTGGATTTAGAGGAAGTTTTCATTATCTAGAATATCTAGAATATGAATGActcataatacataatatatatgcattattaattttcaaaagcgtaaaacatttttaaaaacttgcctCTACTgttatacacactatatatatatatacatatatatgtatatatatatatatataatttacaaggCATTTCAGGACTTTGCAGTGACTGCATCAGGATCATCAACAAGAGTGACAATGTAATTAAATCGGTAAGCAACAGATGTTGTTGGCTTGAACAACAGATAGTCCCACATTTTACTAAAGATgtagaaagtataaaaattttacataaatttatgCTAACTATATTACTACtagaaattcaataaaataattagctaatTTTATGTTATCTTGTTTACTGACCCCAACCCCATCACTCTCAAAAACCTGGTTATTTGGATGTTTTCATCTTTGGAATGTTGGATGTAAAAGGAATTATTCTGTCACTCTTCCCAAGGGTCTTCAGTGAGTATCGCTATAGACATTGCAAATATGAGTGTCCTTAGAGCACTGAAAAAGCAGCTCTAACAAGAAGAAT
Coding sequences:
- the LOC100434382 gene encoding mediator of RNA polymerase II transcription subunit 27, producing the protein MADVINVSVNLEAFSQAISAIQALRSSVTRVFDCLKDGMRNKETLEGREKAFIAHFRNNLHSVNRDLKELERLSNLVGKPSENHPLHNSGLLSLDPVQDKTPLYGQLLQAYKWSNKLQYHAGLASGLLNQQSLKRSANQMGVSAKRRPKAQPTTLVLPPQYIDDVISHIDRMFPEMSIHLSRPNGTSAMLLVTLGKVLKVIVIMRSLFIDRTIVKGYNENVYTEDGKLDIWSKSNYQVFQKVTDHATTALLHYQLPQMPDVVVRSFMTWLRSYIKLFQAPCQRCGKFLQDGLPPTWRDFRTLEAFHDTCRQ